A single window of Streptomyces xanthii DNA harbors:
- a CDS encoding LLM class flavin-dependent oxidoreductase — translation MSSAPSAPLHLAVALDGTGWHPASWREPASRPRELFTARYWAGLVTEAERGLLDLVTIEDGLGLQSSHFLEPDDRTDQVRGRLDAVLTAARVAPLTRHIGLVPTAVVTHTEPFHLSKAIATLDHVSSGRAGVRVQITARPHEAAHFGRRTIEPIDAYDSPAAQDLVTDLFDEAADYTEVLRRLWDSWEDGAEIRDAATGRFIDRDRLHPIDFEGRRFSVRGPSITPRPPQGQPVVTALGHQTVPYRLIARQADIGYVTAHDPGQARAIVAEIRAEQEAAGRAGEPLHVFGDVVVFLDETERAARDRLSRLDTAAGSPYESDAPVFTGTPAQLADLLQELQAAGLSGFRLRPAVLGHDLPALTRGLVPELQHRGAFRRAYEADTLRGLLGFARPANRYATTAA, via the coding sequence GTGTCCTCAGCACCCTCCGCACCGCTGCACCTCGCCGTCGCGCTCGACGGCACCGGCTGGCACCCCGCGTCCTGGCGCGAGCCCGCATCCCGGCCCCGCGAGCTGTTCACCGCCCGCTACTGGGCCGGCCTCGTCACCGAGGCCGAGCGCGGGCTGCTCGACCTCGTCACCATCGAGGACGGACTCGGCCTCCAGTCCAGCCACTTCCTGGAGCCCGACGACCGCACCGACCAGGTTCGCGGCCGGCTCGACGCGGTCCTGACCGCCGCGCGCGTCGCCCCGCTCACCCGGCACATCGGCCTCGTGCCGACGGCGGTGGTCACGCACACCGAGCCGTTCCACCTGTCCAAGGCCATCGCCACCCTCGACCACGTCAGCTCCGGGCGCGCCGGGGTCCGCGTGCAGATCACCGCCCGCCCGCACGAGGCCGCGCACTTCGGCCGCCGCACGATCGAGCCCATCGACGCCTACGACAGCCCGGCCGCTCAGGACCTCGTCACCGACCTGTTCGACGAGGCCGCCGACTACACCGAGGTGCTGCGCCGGCTGTGGGACAGCTGGGAGGACGGCGCCGAGATCAGGGACGCCGCCACCGGCCGCTTCATCGACCGGGACCGGCTGCACCCCATCGACTTCGAGGGCCGCCGCTTCAGCGTGCGCGGCCCCTCGATCACCCCGCGTCCGCCCCAGGGGCAGCCCGTCGTCACCGCCCTCGGCCACCAGACCGTCCCGTACCGGCTCATCGCCCGGCAGGCCGACATCGGCTACGTCACCGCCCACGACCCCGGGCAGGCACGGGCGATCGTCGCCGAGATCCGCGCTGAGCAGGAGGCGGCCGGCCGCGCGGGCGAACCGCTGCACGTCTTCGGCGACGTCGTCGTGTTCCTGGACGAGACGGAGCGCGCGGCCCGCGACCGGCTGTCCCGGCTCGACACCGCCGCCGGATCCCCGTACGAGAGCGACGCCCCCGTCTTCACGGGCACCCCTGCCCAACTCGCCGACCTCCTCCAGGAGTTGCAGGCCGCGGGCCTGTCCGGGTTCCGGCTGCGGCCCGCCGTGCTCGGCCACGACCTGCCCGCGCTCACCCGCGGCCTCGTGCCCGAGCTCCAGCACCGCGGCGCCTTCCGCCGCGCCTACGAGGCCGACACCCTGCGCGGTCTGCTCGGGTTCGCCCGCCCCGCCAACCGCTACGCCACGACCGCCGCC
- a CDS encoding putative leader peptide encodes MRHDAGTAPVPLTVNPGRRLLLYTRPYIDLQRVAAALCPS; translated from the coding sequence GTGCGACACGACGCCGGCACCGCGCCCGTGCCCCTCACGGTCAATCCCGGCCGGCGCCTCCTGCTGTACACCCGCCCGTACATCGACCTCCAGCGCGTGGCCGCCGCGCTCTGTCCTTCCTGA
- a CDS encoding HNH endonuclease family protein, with amino-acid sequence MGRQTRWWSAGLSLLAVLAVGGCAAQQDDADGAATPAAGASAPQESGAAGAPEATGTLPGMPTAQRARQLLTTLKVGPHGSMSGYSRSKFPHWAEQGEDCNTRETVLARDGKDVEKDAECRAVSGTWVSVYDDKTFTDASGLDIDHTVPLANAWRSGASKWTQEERRTFANDLTHPQLLSVSAASNRSKGDQGPDEWQPPAKSYWCAYARSWTAVKATYALTVTEAEKNTLTEMLDTCS; translated from the coding sequence ATGGGGCGTCAGACGCGGTGGTGGAGTGCCGGATTGAGCCTGCTGGCCGTGCTCGCGGTGGGCGGCTGCGCGGCGCAGCAGGACGACGCGGACGGGGCGGCAACCCCGGCGGCCGGGGCGAGCGCCCCGCAGGAGAGCGGCGCCGCGGGCGCGCCCGAGGCCACCGGCACCCTGCCGGGCATGCCGACGGCCCAGCGCGCCCGGCAGCTGCTCACGACCCTGAAGGTGGGCCCGCACGGCTCGATGTCGGGCTACAGCCGGTCCAAGTTCCCGCACTGGGCGGAGCAGGGCGAGGACTGCAACACGCGGGAGACCGTGCTCGCCCGCGACGGCAAGGACGTCGAGAAGGACGCCGAGTGCCGCGCCGTGTCCGGCACCTGGGTCAGCGTCTACGACGACAAGACCTTCACCGACGCCTCCGGCCTCGACATCGACCACACCGTGCCGCTCGCCAACGCCTGGCGTTCGGGCGCCTCGAAGTGGACGCAGGAGGAGCGCAGGACCTTCGCCAACGACCTGACGCACCCGCAGCTCCTGTCGGTGTCCGCCGCGTCGAACCGCTCCAAGGGCGACCAGGGCCCCGACGAGTGGCAGCCGCCGGCCAAGTCCTACTGGTGCGCGTACGCCCGCTCGTGGACCGCGGTGAAGGCGACCTACGCGCTCACCGTCACCGAGGCCGAGAAGAACACCCTCACCGAGATGCTGGACACCTGCTCATGA